In Leishmania major strain Friedlin complete genome, chromosome 19, the following proteins share a genomic window:
- a CDS encoding putative DNA-directed RNA polymerase,alpha subunit produces MSKSRRDVNKVQIGYHRAENTETVSSPHTYAYSSGKSAPSTTKPDRPTVSNIRIASAVAGLPPSRFAANASVKREKNDEESESPTAAASSVSSSLLHGAASEARTTVDGFPWSTRRVERMSFEMQNVSPPIANLLRRVLTTEVPTLAFDRVLIEENDSPVLDELLSHRLGLVPVAGPVMKMHYITESNQASFSNLDPSRVLLFELDATGAKDAAVTPVYSGQLQWVPLPGQDKTAGAVAVACQAGREECAGAAGATDHSADEDDDAVFLVHPDILLTKLGPGQRIKLKAIAVKGFGAVHAKWSPVSACYYEMKTSVELCERLTGSAAEALIKSCPAGVFGYEGGQRGAAATVVAPEKCTLCRECLRSEDKGAEAAANKGDRVRVQKDKTHVLFHIESVGQLHPAQILRFGLRLFAERCRALAEMVQSTEVHVVDASAKSLEL; encoded by the coding sequence ATGTCGAAGTCGCGGCGGGACGTCAACAAGGTGCAGATCGGCTACCACCGTGCCGAGAACACCGAGACGGTGAGTTCGCCGCATACGTATGCCTACAGCAGTGGTAAGAGCGCTCCATCCACCACCAAGCCGGATAGGCCGACGGTGTCGAATATCCGCATCGCGTCTGCCGTCGCCGGGCTGCCGCCGTCCCGCTTTGCAGCGAACGCGTCGGTGAAGCGGGAGAAGAACGACGAGGAGTCGGAGAGCCCTACCGCCGCAGCAAGCAGCGTGTCATCGTCGCTGTTGCATGGCGCGGCGAGCGAGGCGCGGACAACCGTGGACGGGTTCCCGTGGTCGACGCGGCGGGTGGAGCGGATGTCGTTCGAGATGCAGAACGTGAGTCCTCCCATTGCGAACCTGCTCCGCCGTGTACTGACGACCGAGGTGCCAACGCTGGCATTCGACCGCGTTTTGATCGAAGAAAACGATAGCCCAGTGCTGGACGAGCTACTGTcgcaccgcctcggcctcgtgcCGGTGGCGGGTCCGGTAATGAAGATGCACTACATCACGGAGAGCAACCAGGCAAGTTTTAGCAACCTGGACCCGAgccgcgtgctgctgtttGAGCTGGACGCCACGGGCGCCAAGgatgcggcggtgacgccggTGTATAGCGGCCAGCTGCAgtgggtgccgctgccggggCAAGATAAGACGGCCGGCGCTGTGGCGGTCGCCTGCCAAGCGGGGCGCGAGGAgtgtgccggcgcagcaggggCGACGGATCACAGCGcagacgaggatgacgacgCGGTGTTCCTCGTGCATCCTGATATCCTGCTCACCAAGCTAGGCCCTGGCCAGCGTATCAAGCTCAAGGCGATCGCTGTGAAGGGCTTCGGTGCGGTGCACGCCAAGTGGAGCCCAGTGTCGGCGTGCTACTACGAGATGAAGACCTCCGTCGAGCTCTGTGAGCGGCTGACTGGCTCGGCGGCCGAGGCGCTCATCAAGTCCTGTCCCGCTGGTGTTTTCGGCTACGAAGGCGGCCAAAGgggtgcggcagcgactgTTGTAGCGCCGGAGAAGTGCACCCTTTGCCGCGAGTGCCTCCGCAGTGAAGACAAGGGTGCTGAGGCCGCCGCCAACAAGGGCGACCGAGTTCGTGTGCAGAAGGATAAGACACACGTCCTCTTTCACATCGAGAGCGTGGGCCAGCTGCATCCGGCACAGATTCTGCGCTTCGGCCTCCGTCTCTTCGCTGAGCGCTGCCGGGCACTCGCCGAGATGGTGCAGTCAACCGAGGTGCACGTGGTGGATGCTAGCGCCAAGTCGCTGGAGCTTTGA
- a CDS encoding putative U3 snoRNA-associated protein UTP11: MTKGKGRNPGASGLDKHLKRKTHLERSQPKSRQHLGQLEKHKDHVLRAKKRKVKVRRLQEIKRAAAQRNPDEFNIGMTKAVMDVANGRMRQRRVRLVESDRKKDMQTTIEHNRRNVQYLEFKAQADQQRATELLNEEAAAALTSTAPQNKHIVFVNSEEEFRSFNPLKHFDVTPEMMRQHPAVRGRIRVLEKTVMPEEILMSGGHQIKSAAQKRKERREVQEKMRRSGADATPETRAAFVERLRAKKELKQYQFTDLLEEVKRESEATASSSKGAPGDDGEQEEAAAQDEVTRLLEWRREQERQAAIATARHVREVGQRIQRSKSLSALAKSIRKQSQGIKRQMEQRRESRFKPGATRRAR; the protein is encoded by the coding sequence ATGACGAAGGGGAAAGGCCGCAACCCAGGCGCCAGCGGGCTGGACAAGCACCTCAAGCGCAAGACCCACCTAGAACGGTCGCAGCCGAAGTCGCGCCAGCATCTCGGCCAGCTCGAGAAGCACAAGGATCATGTTCTCCGTGCAAAGAAGCGCAAGGTTAAGGTGCGCCGTCTACAGGAAATcaagcgcgccgcagcgcagcgcaacCCAGATGAGTTCAACATTGGGATGACGAAGGCGGTGATGGACGTGGCGAACGGCCGCATGCGACAGCGCCGGGTTCGACTAGTGGAGTCTGACCGGAAGAAGGACATGCAAACGACGATTGAGCACAACCGGCGCAACGTGCAGTATCTCGAGTTCAAGGCCCAGGCCGACCAGCAGCGGGCGACCGAGCTGCTgaacgaggaggcggcagcagcgctgactTCGACTGCCCCGCAGAACAAGCACATCGTCTTTGTAAACTCCGAAGAGGAGTTCCGCAGCTTCAACCCCCTCAAGCACTTTGACGTGACGCCGGAGAtgatgcggcagcacccgGCGGTGCGCGGTCGCATCCGCGTCCTGGAGAAGACGGTGATGCCGGAGGAAATTCTCATGAGCGGCGGGCACCAGATAAAGTCCGCCGCACAGAAACGCAAGGAGCGGCGCGAGGTGCAGGAGAAgatgcgccgcagcggtgccgacgcCACCCCCGAGACACGGGCCGCTTTTGTGGAGCGCCTGCGGGCCAAGAAAGAGCTGAAGCAGTACCAGTTTACCGATCTACTGGAAGAGGTGAAgcgggagagcgaggcgacTGCCTCCTCATCCAAGGGCGCCCCAGGCGATGACGgcgagcaggaggaggcggcagcacagGACGAGGTCACACGGCTGCTTGAGTGGCGCCGTGAAcaggagcggcaggcggcgatagcgacggcgcggcacgTGCGCGAGGTCGGGCAGCGCATACAGCGAAGCAAGAGTCTCTCTGCCTTGGCGAAGAGCATCCGCAAGCAGTCGCAAGGCATCAAGCGGCAAATGGAGCAGAGGCGGGAGAGCCGCTTCAAGCCCGGTGCAACGCGGCGCGCACGGTAA